In Thermococcus sp. 21S7, the genomic window CCGCATTAAATTTGGCCGTTCACGTAGACCAGCTCTAGTAGCATCACATTCGAGATTTGAAGGTCTATTCTCCTTCTAATTTTTACAAAAAACCGACCAAGTTTTGCTCATGTTTTACCAAAATATGGCAATTGAAACCTCCAAAAAATAGCATGATGACAATCTTCTCCGGTGAAAGATGTCAAAACTCCAGCATGTTTGGGGGGGGTTTAGTCAGTTTTCAAGAAGTTTGAACCTCGAACCCGTGCCGGGCCTTTATAAGCCTTTCCCAGTAGGGGTGAACATAGGGGTGCATCAGGGTAGCTTTCCGGCATGGAAAACGGTTCTTAAACTTTTCGTAACCGATATAAACCCCCCTGGGCGAGTTACCACTCGAAAAGCTTATATACCGAAACCCGCAGGTGGGAGGTAGTGATAATCGTTCTTAAAAAATGTTAAGGGGGCAATTCTCGGTGGCGGCGAAAAAAGAATTTGATATATTCACTCACGAGCTGGTTCCTGAACACAGGATACTCAGCGAGGAGGAGAAAGAAGAGCTCCTCAGACGGTACAGGATCAGAATTTCCCAGCTTCCGCAGATCAAGGCTTCGGACCCTGCTGTTGTTGCTCTCGGCGCAAAGCCCGGCGACGTTCTTGAGATCAAGAGGAAGAGCCCGACGGCGGGCTACTATTACTACTACCGCTTGGTGGTTGAGGACTGATTCTGCGAGGTGAGATTATGGCATCGAGAGGACCGACCGTTGTTGATGTTACTCCCGACGACCTCTGGCTCGTTATGGAGGCATACTGGAAAGAGAAGGGACTCGTCAGGCAGCACCTTGATTCTTACAACGCGTTCATTGACTACGGGATGCAGAAGGTCATAGACGAGTTCGGCGGCATCAAGCCAGACATCCCGGACTTCGAGGTCAAGTTTGGGAAGGTTCGCCTCGGCGAGCCGGAGTTTCAGGAAGCCCAGGGACAGAGGAAGCCCCTCTATCCGATGGACGCCCGTATAAGGAACCTCACCTACTCGGCCCCGCTGTACCTTGAACTCATCCCCGTCGTCAACGGCATCGCCCAGGAGGCCGTCGAGGTCCGCATCGGAGAGCTTCCGATAATGCTCAAATCCAAGGCCTGCAGACTCTACGGCCTCAGCGACGAGGAGCTGATAAAGCTCGGTGAAGACCCGAAGGATCCGGGAGGATACTTCATCATCAACGGTTCCGAGAGGGTTATAGTTTCTATCGAGGACCTCGCCCCGAACAAGACCCTGGTTGAGAGGGATCAGAGGCAGAACAGGGTGATAGCCAAGTGCTTCTCCTACAGACACGGCTACCGTGCGCTCATCACCGTTGAGAGAAGGAAGGACGGGATTCTCTACGTCAACATACCGAACGTTCCGAGGCCAGTCAAGTTCGTCTACGTCATGCGCGCGCTGGGCGTTCTCAGCGATAGGGAGATAGTCGAGGCGGTTAGCGACGACCCGCGCATACAGCACGTTCTCTTTGACAACCTTGAGGATGCGAGCGACATAACCACCCAGGAGGACGCCCTCGACTACATAGGTAAGCTCGCCCTCCCAGGCCAGCCGAAGGAATACAGGCTCAGAAGGGCCCAGCACATTATAGACAACAACCTCCTGCCCCACATGGGCGTTGAGGAGAAGGACAGGAGCGCAAAGGCCTACTACCTCGGCATGATGGCCCTTAAGGTTCTGGAGCTCTCCCTCGGACTCCGTGGGGAGGACGACAAGGACCACTACGCCAACAAGAGGCTCAAGCTCGCTGGAGACCTTCTCAGAGACCTCTTCCGCGTTGCCTTCGGCCAGCTCGTTAAGGATATGCAGTACCAGATGACCAAGACCTACCAGAGGAAGGGTGAGCGCTACACATTCGAGAACATCCAGCGCTTTGTGAGAAACTCGATAAGACCGGACGTCCTCAGCGAGAGAATTGAGCACGCCCTCGCTACCGGTGCCTGGCCGGGCGGGAGAACCGGTGTGAGCCAGCTTCTCGACAGAACCAACTACATGTCAACCCTTTCTCACCTCAGGCGCGTCACTTCTCCCCTGAGCAGGGATCAGCCTCACTTCGAGGCGCGTGACCTTCACGGAACCCACTGGGGAAGAATCTGTCCAACCGAAACGCCCGAAGGTCCGAACTGTGGTCTCGTCAAGAACCTCTCCCTCATGGCCCAGATAACCACCGGAATCCCTGAGGAAGAGGCCAGGGACTACCTGAGCAGGCTCGGCGTTATCCCGATAGAGGAGCGCAGACCGAACCCGGAGCTCTGGCGCGTCTACCTCAATGGAGTCCTGGTAGGAACCGTGGAGGATGGAGAGGGTCTCGTAAACAGGATAAGAACCGACAGGAGAAGCGGAAGGATAAGCGACGTCATAAACGTCGCCCTCTACCAGGACGAGGAGGTCAGGGAGATATACGTCAACAGCGATGACGGCCGCGTTAGGAGGCCGCTCATCATAGTCGAGAACGGCAAGCCGAAGCTCACCAGAGAGCACATCGAAGGAATAAAGAGCGGCACCCTGACCTGGAGCGAGCTCGTCAAGATGGGCGTCATCGAGTACCTCGACGCCGAGGAGGAGGAGAACGCCTACGTTGCCACCTGGCCGTGGGAGGTCACCGAGGAGCACACACACCTCGAACTCATGCCCGCTGCGATACTCGGTATCCCCGCTTCACTCGTTCCGTACCCGGAGCACAACGCGGCCCCGCGTAACACCTACGGCGCCGGTATGGCCAAGCAGAGCCTCGGTCTCGGCTGGGCCAACTTCAGGATTCGTGTTGACACCCGCGGGCACCTCATGCACTACCCGCAGGTTCCGCTCGTTAACTCAAGGATAATGAAAGCTGTCGGTTTCGAGGAGAGGCCTGCCGGCCAGAACTTCGTGGTCGCCGTGCTGAGCTACGGCGGATACAACATGGAAGATGCGGTCATCATGAACAAGGCCTCCATAGAGCGCGGTCTTGCTCGCTCGACCTTCTTCAGAACCTACGAGGCCGAGGAGAAGAGGTATTTGGGCGGTCAGACCGACCGCTTCGAGGTTCCCGACCCGACGATACAGGGCTATCTCGGCGAGAAGTACTACAGACACCTCGACGAGGACGGTATAATCTTCCCCGAGTCAAAGGTCTCCGGCAAGGACGTTCTCGTCGGAAGAACCTCGCCACCGAGGTTCCTTGAGGAGCAGAGCGGCCTTGGGGGTATAATCCTCCAGGAGAGGCGCGAAACGAGCGTTGCAGTCAGGCCGAGCGAGAGGGGCATCGTCGACAAGGTTATCCTGACCGAGACTGGCGACGGAACCAAGCTCGTCAAGGTGACCGTGAGGGACCTCCGTATTCCTGAGTTCGGAGACAAGTTCGCTTCGAGGCACGGTCAGAAGGGTGTCATAGGCCTCATCGTCCCGCAGGAGGACATGCCCTGGACCGAGAGCGGAATCGTTCCCGACCTCATAGTCAACCCGCACGGTATCCCGAGCCGTATGACCGTCGGACAGCTCATCGAGGCTATCGGCGGAAAGGTTGCGGCGCTGAAGGGAAGGAGAGTCGACGGCACCGCGTTCATCGGAGAGCCGGAGGAAAAGCTCAGAAAGGAGCTTGAGGAGCTTGGATTCAAGCACAGCGGAAGGGAAGTCATGTACGACGGCATAACCGGAAGGAGACTTGAGGCGGACATATTCGTGGGCGTCATCTACTACCAGAGGCTCCACCACATGGTCGCCGACAAGATGCACGCGAGGAGCAGGGGTCCTGTTCAGGTCCTCACCAAGCAGCCGACGGAGGGAAGGGCCCGCGAGGGAGGTCTCAGGTTCGGTGAGATGGAGCGTGACGTCCTCATCGGTCACGGCGCCGCGATGCTGCTCATAGAGAGACTGCTCGAAGAGAGCGACAAGACCGAAATATGGGTCTGTGAGAACTGTGGACACCTAGCACTCGAAGACAAGCGCAGAGGAAAGGTCTACTGCCCTGTCTGCGGAGAGGAAGAGAAGATAAGCAAGGTGGAGATGAGCTACGCCTTCAAGCTGCTGCTGGATGAGCTGAAGGCGATGGGAATAAGGCCGTCTCTCAACATAGTTGATAGGGTGTGATCGCCATGCAGTCGATGAAAAAGGTCATCGGAAGTATTGAGTTCGGAATCCTCTCACCCCAGGAAATCAGAAAGATGAGCGCGGCCGAGATTACAGTCCCAGACACCTACGACGATGACGGCTACCCGATAGAGGGCGGCCTCATGGACAAGAGGCTGGGTGTCATAGACCCGGGACTGCGCTGTGAGACCTGTGGGGCGCGCGCCGGAGACTGTCCCGGCCACTTCGGTCACGTCGAGCTGGCCAGGCCGATCATCCACGTCGGATTCGCGAAAACAATTCACCGCGTTCTGGAGAGCACCTGCCGCGAGTGCGGAAGGATAAAGCTAACCGACGAGGAGATAGAGGAGTACACCCACAAGTTCGAGGTCATGGGCGACAGGAAGAAGGCCAAGGACAGGCTCATCAAGGAGATACACAAGAAGGCCAAGGAGAGGATGGTCTGCCCGCACTGCGGTGCTCCCCAGTTCCCGATCAAGTTCGAGAGGCCGACCATCTACTGGGAGCTCAGGAAGGACGAGGAGGGCAACGAGTACAAGCACAGGATGATGCCGAGCGAGGTCAGGGACAGGCTTGAGAAGATACCCGACAAGGACTTACCGCTCCTCGGACTGCACCCTGAGAAAGCCCGTCCAGAGTGGATGGTCCTCACGGTTCTGCCGGTTCCCCCGGTTACGATGAGACCGTCCATCACCCTTGAGAGCGGCATCCGTGCCGAGGATGACCTCACCCACAAGCTCGTCGATATCATTCGTATCAACAACAGGCTTAAGAGCAACATCGAGGCAGGTGCGCCGCAGCTGATTATTGAAGACCTCTGGGACCTCCTCCAGTACCATGTCACCACCTACATCAACAACGAGACCTCTGGCATCCCACCGGCCAAGCACAAGAGCGGAAGGCCGCTCAAGACCCTCGCCCAGCGTTTGAAGGGTAAAGAGGGACGCTTCCGTGGAAACCTCAGCGGTAAGCGCGTCAACTTCTCGGCCCGTACGGTCATAAGCCCCGACCCGATGATAAGCATCAACGAGGTCGGCGTCCCGATGGCCGTCGCCATGGAGCTCACCGTTCCGGAGAAGGTCACCGAGTTCAACTTCGAAAAGCTCAGGAAGATGGTCCTCAACGGTCCCGAGAGGTATCCGGGCGCCAACTACGTTATCGACCCAGAGGGAAGGAGAATCCGTCTCATGGAGAACAACCTTGAGCTAATCGCCGAGAAGCTAGACCTGGGCTGGACGGTCGAGAGGCACCTGCTGGACGGTGACATAGTCCTATTCAACAGGCAGCCGTCCCTGCACAGGATGAGCATAATGGCCCACCGCGTTAGGGTCATGCCGTACAGGACATTCCGCCTCAACCTCGCAGTCTGCCCGCCCTACAACGCGGACTTCGACGGTGACGAGATGAACCTCCACGTTCCGCAGACGGAGGAGGCTCAGGCGGAGGCAAAGATACTCATGGAGGTCCAGAACCACATCATCTCGCCAAGATACGGAGGCCCGCTCATCGCCGGAATTCAGGACCACATCTCAGGCGGCTACCTGCTCACCCGTGAGGGTGCCTACTTCACCCGCTCAGAGGTCGAGCAGATGCTCATGTTCGCGGGCGTTGACGTGAAGAAGCTTCCGGAGCCGGACAAGGTTGAAAACGGTGTCGAACTCTGGAGCGGAAAGACGATATTCTCGCTCCTCCTCCCAGACGACCTCACCATCTGGTACCGCAACAAGCTCTGCGACGAGCCTGAGAGGTGTGAAGCCCTTGAGAAGCTCATAGAGGAGAAGCTCATCCCCGACGAGGAGGAGGTCAGGGCTTTAGCGTACGACGGCTTCACCTACATCCTCAATGGAAAGCTCCTCAGCGGTGCGATAGACAAGAAGGCCTACGGAAGGGAGGACGGAAAGCTCCTCGACCTCATCGTGAGGGAGTACGGCGTGGAGAGGGCGAGGCAGTTCCTCGACCAGGTCACCAAGCTCGCGATTTGGGTCATAACGCACAAGGGCTTCACGACCGCGATAGACGACGAGGACCTTCCGAGCGAGGCCCTCGACAGGATTCACGAGATAATACGCGAGGCTGAGGAGAGGGTTAACAGGCTCATAGAGGCGTACAAGAACGGCGAGCTTGAACCGCTCCCGGGTAAGACCCTTGAGGAGACTCTGGAGAGCAACATCATGGCCGTTCTGGCCGAGGCGCGTGACAACGCCGGTAAGGTCGCCGAGAGGTACCTCGGTATGACCAACCACGCGGTCATCATGGCCAAGACCGGTGCGAGGGGTAAGATGCTCAACATCACCCAGATGGCGGCAATGCTCGGTCAGCAGTCCATCCGTGGAAAGAGGCTCTACCGCGGCTACCGCGGAAGGGTTCTCACGCACTTCAAGCCGGAGGATCTTGGGGCCAAGGCCAAGGGATTCGTCACCAACTCATATAAGAGCGGTCTAACCCCGCAGGAGTACTTCTTCCACGCAATGGGTGGACGTGAGGGACTTGTCGACACGGCCGTCAGAACTGCCCAGAGTGGTTACATGCAGAGGAGGCTCATCAACGCGCTCCAGGACCTCAAGGTGGACTACGACGGAACGGTAAGAGACCCGACCGGAATCATCGTCCAGTTCAAGTACGGCGAGGACGGAATAGACCCAATGAAGAGCTGGGGAGGCAAGACCGTGGACGTTGATAGGGTGATTGTGAAAACCCTGCTCAAAGTGAGGGGGAAGGGGTGAGATAGATGGTCGCCGCAAAAACCATCAAGAGCATGGTTGACAAGGCCGAGCTTCCCGACAACATCAAGGAAGAGCTCTACAACAAGCTCATCGAGTACAACAGGAAGTACAATCTCAAGAAGACTGAGGTTCAAGCCATCATAGACGAGGCCGTCAACGAGTACCAGAGGGCACTCATCGAGCCGGGCGAGGCGATAGGAACCGTCGCCGCGCAGTCCATCGGAGAGCCATCAACCCAGATGACCCTCAACACCTTCCACTACGCAGGTGTCGCTGAGATTAACGTCACCCTCGGTCTGCCGAGAATCATCGAGATCGTCGATGCCAGAAAGAACCCGTCAACGCCCATCATGACCGTTTACCTGGACGAGAAGCACCGCTATGACCGCGAGAAGGCCCTGGAGGTTGCGAGGCGCATTGAGGGAACGAGCCTTGAGAACCTCGCCAGGGAGACCACCATAGACATCCTCAACTTCGAGTTCATAGTTGACATAGACCCGGAGAGGCTTGAGAAGGCGGGTCTTGACATGGAGAGGATTCAGAGGAAGCTGGAGAGCTCCTTCAAGAGCGCTGAATTTGAAGTTGACGGCTACACCGTCATAATGCGCCCCAAAAAGGTCGGCAAGCTCTCCGACCTGAGGAGGCTCTCCGAAAAGGTTAAAAAGCACCGCCTTAAGGGTCTCTCGGGCGTCGGGAAGACCATCATAAGGAAGGAAGGCGACGAGTACGTCATCTACACCGAGGGCTCAAACTTCAAGCAGGTCATCAAGGTTCCGGGCGTTGACCCGACGAGAACCAGAACCAACAACATCCACGAGATCGCCGAGGTGCTCGGCATCGAGGCGGCAAGAAACGCCATCATCGAGGAAATCGTCAACACGATGCGCGAGCAGGGTCTTGAGGTTGACGTCAGGCACATCATGCTCGTCGCCGATATGATGACGCTCGACGGCGTGATACTGCCCATCGGCAGGCACGGTATAGTTGGGGAGAAGGCCAGCGTGCTTGCCAGGGCCGCTTTCGAGATCACCACCCAGCACCTCTTTGAGGCGGCTGAAAGGGGTGAAACCGACCCGCTCAACGGTGTCGTCGAGAACGTCCTCATAGGACAGCCCGTGCCCGTCGGTACGGGAATCGTCAAACTGGCAATGAATCTCCCCCTGAGACCGAAAAGGGAGTAGGGAGGTGTAGTTAATGGTTGACTTTGCGTTCGAACTTAGGAAGGCTGAGGAGACCGGAAAGATAATCATGGGAGCCAAGAAGGCCCTTCAGTACGCCAAGATGGGCGGGGCCAGGATGGTCATAGTGGCCAAGAACGCCAGACCGGACATCAAGGAGGACATCGAGTACTACGCCAAGCTCAGCGGCATACCGGTTTACGAGTTCGAGGGAACCAGCGTCGAGCTCGGAACCCTCCTCGGAAGGCCGCACACCGTTTCGGCCCTCGCCGTGATAGACCCCGGTGAGAGCAAGATACTGGCCTTGGCTGGGGGTAAGGAGTAATGCCGCTCAAGCTCAACACCGACCAGATCAAGTTCATAGCGCTCTTCGAGAGCATGACCGGAGCGACCGTCATGGACTGCCTCATAGACACGAACAGGAACAGGCTCATCTACGTCATCAAGAAGGGTGAGATGGGACTGGCCCTCGGAAAGAAGGGAGCCAACGTCAAACGCGTCCAGAACATGCTCGGAAAGGACATAGAGCTCATCGAGCACTCCGAGAACCCCGAAGAGTTCCTGAGGAACATTTATAAGAGCCTTGGGGTTAAGGTTAAAAAGGTCCACATCACTGAGAAGCGTGATGGTAAGAAGGTCGCCCTCCTCGACATCAGCCCGCGCGAGAAGCCTCGCGCCATCGGAAGGGGCGGCCAGAACATCAACCTCGTGAAAGAGTTGATGGAGAGACACCACGGCATTCAAGATGTGATCATAATTTGAGGTGATGCTCATGCCTGGAAAGAAGGCCCCGTATGGAGAGTTTGCCGGAAGGAAGCTCAAGCTCAAGAGAAAGAAGTTCCGCTGGAGCGACATAAGGTACAAGAGAAGGGTTCTCCGCCTCAAGGAGAAGAGCGACCCGCTCGAAGGCGCCCCGCAGGCCAAGGGAATAGTCCTTGAGAAGATAGCCGTCGAGGCAAAGCAGCCGAACTCCGCTATGCGTAAAGCAGTCCGTGTTCAGCTCATCAAGAACGGTAAGGTCGTCACTGCCTTCACCCCCGGTGACGGTGCCATCAACCACATAGACGAGCACGACGAGGTCATCATCGAGGGAATCGGCGGCCCCAAGGGTGGTTCCATGGGTGATATCCCGGGAATCAGGTACAAGGTCGTCAAGGTCAACAGGGTCAGCCTCAAGGAGCTCGTCAAGGGAAGGAAGGAGAAGCCGAGGAGGTGAAGTGAATGGCCAAGGCAATCGCTGAGCGCTTTTACCAGCCTAAGGAGCTTAAGGTCATGGGCAGATGGAGCGTTGAGGACGTCGTCGTGAACGACCCGTCGCTCAGGCCATACATAAACCTCGATGCGAGAATCCTCCCGCACAGCCACGGAAGGCACGCCAAGAAGTCCTTCGGAAAGGCTCAGGTTCACATCGTTGAGAGGCTCATCAACAAGGTCATGCGCAGCGGCGCCAGCGGCCACAAGGTCGGCGGCCACTTCATGAGAAGGGAGCACCGCTCGCTCATGAGCAAGAAGATGAAGGCCTACGAGGTCGTTAAGGAGGCCTTCATGATCATCGAGAGGAGAACCAAGCAGAACCCGATTCAGGTTCTCGTCAGGGCCCTTGAGAACTCCGCCCCGAGGGAGGACACGACCACCATCGCCTTCGGTGGAATCCGCTACCACATGGCCGTTGACGTTGCACCCCTCAGGAGGCTCGACATAGCCCTCAAGAACCTCGCCCTCGGTGCGAGCGCCAAGTGCTACAGGAACAAGACCAGCTACGCCCAGGCTTTGGCGGAGGAAATAATCGCCGCCGCCAACAAGGACCCGAAGAGCTTCGCCTACAGCAAGAAGGAAGAGATCGAGAGGATTGCCCAGTCCTCACGCTGAGGGCTGGCAGGCTTTCTCCACTATTCTTCGCTTTTCTCGCGTTGTTATCGGAAGGTTTTTATGCTTTGTGAGTAAGACTATTCTGGTGAATGTAAGATGACCACTGTAAAAGTTTCTTCAAAGGGCCAGATAGTTTTACCCAAAGCCATTCGTGAGAAGTTCGGCATCAAAGAGGGCGACGAGCTTGAGGTTCTTGACTTTGGGAACGAGATTGTGATAGTTCCGATAAAGAAAGGCCTAAAACTCAGGGGACTCGTGAAGTTTGAAAAACCCGCAAAAGAGATTCTGCGAGAGATTAGAGCAGAGGAAGAAGAACTGGAGGACTGAGGATGAAAGTTGTTCTGGACAGCCACGCAGTTCTTGCCTACATAAACGACGAGCCCGTATCCGAAAAGGTTCAGAAATACCTTGATCTCGGAAGGAATGGAAAGGCGAAATTGTATATGAACGTGGTTAACCTCGGGGAAGTCTATTATGTCCTCTCAAGGCGAAAAGGGGTTGATGTGGCCAATATTGCGATGGCCCTTTTAAAGAAAGAACCAATAACGTTCGTCATTGCTGATGAAAGGCTTGCCCTGATGGCGGGCAGGATAAAGGCCTTTCACAAGTTGAGCTATGCCGATGCTTTCGCCGCCGCTACTGCAATGGACCTCGATGCGGTTCTTTTAACGGGTGATGACGAGTTCAAGAGCGTTGAGGACAAGGTGAAAATCGAGTGGCTTTAAAAGGGAGCTCATTCTAGACTTTGCTAAACCTCACCCGGAATGAGTTTCTGTCTTTATCGATTCTCGGTGAAGATCTGGCGTAATAGCCGTCATAGGCGAAGTCACCGAAGAACATTTGGCCACCACCTCTCACTTGCTCGGTTTTCCCTTTCCCAGTAACCTCAACTCTCAGGATTCCATCGTTCCCGGGTAAAAGCCTGAATCCCCTGATAATGCCCCTGAAGGGCCTCACGGTGATGGCACCCTCCCAGAAGTCCAGAAACACGGGGGAGAGCCGGCCGGTTATTTTTATGTACTCCCCTCGTTTGAAGGTCATCTCCCCGGTCAGCTTCTCCTCAATGGGGACGTACACGAAGGACTCTCCTTCCCTGCAAAGCCGAAAGCGAACCGGAAAACCTATGACCGCCCTTGAGAGAACCCCGAAGTCCACCGCGAGGTACACCGTTCCCCACCAGGTTTTCCTCTTCTCATCATCACACGGCACGTCTCGCCCCGCTTCGGGAATTGTCCGGGCGTACCCGCCAAGAATCCTGGCGACTACGCTATACCTCCCTTCATTGTCCAGGGGTTCAATTGAAGGGGTTGCGTTGTTTAGTACCTCCACGTTGTCTATGGTAGCCTCGATAACGGGTTCTATCTCAATTTCTTGCCCTATCCTGAATACTTCAAAGGGATCCTTCACTCCACCAGAGGTTATGTCCGAGAGCACTGTATCGTCAACGTGGAGGTTTAGCTCCATAGCTACCTCCCCAATCCCTCTTAAACCAAACTCTTCCCAACCATGTTTCCCGGCTTCTCGACTCCGAAGAACTTCAGCACCGTCGGCGCTATGTCCATAAGGCTTGCATTCTCAGGCTTGGCATCCTCAAATCCCCACAGAATCAGCGGAACTTTAAGGGCCGGTTCGTTCATCGAGCCGTGCATCCCCCTAACCCAGTGGCTCACTCCCTTTATGCCCTTGCACATCCTGTGGGAGCAGAACCAGTAGCCGGGCTTGGCGGAGACTATCAGCTCGCCGCTGTTCGGGCTGTTGAGATACTCCAAATCCTCACGGAAGAAGACGGCCTTAACTCCCGGCGCCCGTCTGAGAACCTCAAAGGCCTCCTCGGCCTCGTTTGGATTCCTCAGATAGACATGAACCCCGCCGCCGGAGGAAACCCGGAGGGTCTCAATCCCGTACTTCCTCAGGTAAGTCCTCAGGTTCACCCAGGTGTGAACCTCCTCCTGCCCGTGGTCGGCGAAGATTATGAAGGCGTATTCGTCTTTGAGGCGCTCCCATAGGGTTCTAACTGCAGTGTCAACGGTCTCAACGGCCTTTAGAGCCCCCTCGCTCAGAGGGCCGTGATCATGGCTCATGCCGTCAATCGAGGCGAAGTGGACGAGCAACAGGTCAGGCCTGCACTCCTCGTAGAGGTACAGCGCGGAGCTGAGAACCCAGGCGTCCTTCCTCCAGTCCCGTCCGTGCTGGCGGTACATCCTATCGCTTGAGAAGAAGGGCGGAAAAATCCTCACGTCGGTGCCGCTGAAGGGTGGCATGGTGTACCCGGAGACGCTGGCGGTTCTAACGCCCCTGGCACGGAGAATATCAACGACCGTTGGAGCCTTGATGACACTGTGGGGGTTGAACGCTATTTCGTAGTCATAGAAGTTGACCTTCCTGTCAGCGAGGCGGTCGTAGTAGCCGTTCTCAACGACGCCGTGGTCTTTCGGCCACACACCGGTCATGACGCTCGTGTGAACTAGGTCGGTGAGCGTTGGGAAGATGGAATCAACCACCGCAAAGCTTCCGCTCTCGGCTAACTCGCTCAGGAATGGCATATGTTTGAGGTTGTAAAGGCCGTTCCCGTCGATGCTTATGAGGGCGAGCTTTTTTCTCATTTCCATCACCGGTGTCAGCCTGACGTGCACTCCATCATCTTCAGTGGGATGGAGTGGTCATCATCCACCTGCCCTTTCTCCGGTGATGCGGTATAAATTCTTTCCGAGCCATTCGTCCAGGGTTTTCTGTCTCGCGAGGCTCCCGAGGATGTAGCTTCTCGCAAGGTATCTCTCAAAGGGATGCTCAAGACGCCCCCTTATGGCGTCAAGGGCCTCGTTGAGCGTCTCGAAGCGCCCTATCAAGTTGCCCATCGCCTTCTTCACTCCGAGGCGAATCTGCCAGACGCCAACAGGGGCATAGTACTCCGGCGTTACCTCGCGGAAGACCACGGCCCTCGCCTGCCGCCTCCTTGCCCTAAGGGCTTCGAGGACGCTCAAGCGGGCGGCGTGGTAGGCACCGGCGGTTTCCTTGACGTACTCCTTCCTCCCGCGGAAGTCCTCGTAGTCGTGGATTACACTCGGCTCGCTCGCACCGAAGAGCGAGCCCTTCAGCCAGACCTCAAGAAGTTCGAAGGCGTAAGGCTCCGGCATCATGAGAACTGCGTAGCGGTTGCCCATGAACCTGTGGAAGTACACTTCATAGTCGTTTATCTCAGGATAGTGGAGGATTTCCCTCCGCAGGTTCTTCCCTATCGTATCCTGAACGGCAGTTATGCCCCACCTCGTTGGGACGAGTCTCTTGTCGAGGCCGAGGAGACCGGCGGAGAGGAGCCTTATGATGTAGTACTCGTCGAAGCCCCAGTTGTAGAGGCGCATTATAGCCGCTTCCGCCTTCAGCTCATCACTCACGACGTAGTCGGTCCTCCTTGGAATCCTGGGATTCTCAGTGAGCTCGAAGTCAAGCAGCTCGGCCTTCGGCCCTATCGGCGGCGCAAACTCGCTGGGGATAACTTTGAGAACGGGCTTCCTCTTGAGGAGCACCTCGCTGTCAACGGGCTTTATCGACATCGCCAGTTCCTGAACCTCGCCGAGGATTCTACCGCTTCGCCTCACGCGAACGTCGGCCTTCGTCTCGCCCATGACGAGAAGCGAGCGGTAGTAGAGGATGTCCTTTATAGTCCTGTTCTCCCACTTCATCGGGCTGTCTAGATGGCTGGTGTTTCCCTCGATTGGGGGCACGAGCGGGCCTATGCGAACCTTGGGATAACCGTACTCCCCAACAAAGATGCTTGGAGGGGAGGAGCCAAAGAGATGGCGTTTGTTCAGTTTCTGCTCGACGGTGCGAGCTACCCTAAACCTCTCAAGGATCGGACAGGTTGGTCTTCCACAGAGGAGCTTTCTGCCCTTGCAGACCGCACAGAGTTTCGAGTTAAAGACCGGAGCGCTCATCGAGGGTAGGTAAGCGGTAGGGTATTTATGGTTTGTTCCCAGGAAACGTTGCTTCGCAAAGCTTGACCAAAAGTCCGTGATTCCCTTTCCAATTTGCATTATGATGTTGTACTGTCATTGGAGCATTCCCGAACAAGGATTCACTGAACCCTTC contains:
- a CDS encoding Nre family DNA repair protein; this translates as MSAPVFNSKLCAVCKGRKLLCGRPTCPILERFRVARTVEQKLNKRHLFGSSPPSIFVGEYGYPKVRIGPLVPPIEGNTSHLDSPMKWENRTIKDILYYRSLLVMGETKADVRVRRSGRILGEVQELAMSIKPVDSEVLLKRKPVLKVIPSEFAPPIGPKAELLDFELTENPRIPRRTDYVVSDELKAEAAIMRLYNWGFDEYYIIRLLSAGLLGLDKRLVPTRWGITAVQDTIGKNLRREILHYPEINDYEVYFHRFMGNRYAVLMMPEPYAFELLEVWLKGSLFGASEPSVIHDYEDFRGRKEYVKETAGAYHAARLSVLEALRARRRQARAVVFREVTPEYYAPVGVWQIRLGVKKAMGNLIGRFETLNEALDAIRGRLEHPFERYLARSYILGSLARQKTLDEWLGKNLYRITGERAGG